A stretch of the Coprobacillus cateniformis genome encodes the following:
- a CDS encoding BglG family transcription antiterminator: protein MMSLDERIIKIVELLVSYGRPVTSQEIANIIGISSRTVRETIHQNKSHLKLIGIEIKSHFKSGYSISIEDEYRNNWKTLLDENRSIIPSETEDKMTYIIQRFILEEGYIKLDDLCDELWISRSTMNRLFKEVRKRFALYHLTVISKPSYGLKLEGNEIDKRICLVHNCIQKRESSLERFMEEYHIDLQNCQCIRQVVLKHLKKYNYKLTDTGFQNLIIHLIVAIKRIEEKQLITTYPIQVDNVGIEYLLANDIVEELQSYFSITFPKEEVEYVIIHLYGKKLTQMDGETAQISHEMEQMIQKINQQILMKLGYHFDGDFELFTLLALHMMPLVVRIQYGLNMPNPIIKDIKLKMADAYECAVIASQVIQDEYHKPIAEGELGYLALHYSMAIERLQEQTKMKNIVIICSSGMGTSSILKKRLMKKFDIDDSHIQVYDAQSIRSVNLSHIDYIISTVKLNLKLDKPIIYMENIFDDIELQESQHMRNLQSFIKKDLVLLQQTFQTKEDILNDMCHKIENIYSLPFSFQKFIEEREDLSSTEVGNLVAMPHPSSLCTEQSIVMIMTLKKSILWKNNYVKYIFLVSGNKNSKEECEFINENIIDLIMNNQWLQELDKISSYEELIHIL from the coding sequence ATGATGTCACTAGATGAAAGAATAATAAAAATAGTTGAACTTTTAGTGTCTTATGGCAGGCCGGTTACCAGTCAGGAGATTGCAAATATTATAGGTATAAGCAGTCGTACTGTAAGAGAAACAATTCATCAGAATAAAAGTCATTTAAAATTGATTGGAATAGAAATAAAATCACATTTTAAAAGTGGTTATAGCATTTCTATTGAAGACGAATATCGAAATAATTGGAAAACTCTTTTAGATGAGAATAGAAGTATTATACCAAGCGAGACAGAAGATAAAATGACTTATATTATTCAACGGTTTATTTTAGAAGAAGGCTATATAAAATTAGATGATTTATGTGATGAATTGTGGATCAGTCGTTCGACCATGAATAGATTATTTAAAGAAGTGAGAAAGAGATTTGCTTTATATCATCTAACAGTTATTTCAAAGCCCTCTTATGGTTTAAAGTTAGAGGGAAATGAAATAGATAAAAGAATTTGTTTGGTTCATAATTGTATTCAAAAAAGAGAAAGTTCTTTAGAACGTTTTATGGAAGAATATCATATAGATTTACAAAATTGTCAATGTATCAGGCAAGTTGTTTTAAAACATCTCAAAAAATATAATTATAAGTTAACAGATACTGGTTTTCAAAATCTCATTATTCATCTTATAGTTGCAATAAAAAGAATTGAAGAGAAACAATTGATTACGACTTATCCTATTCAAGTTGATAATGTAGGTATTGAATATTTATTAGCTAATGATATTGTCGAAGAACTTCAAAGTTATTTCTCTATCACTTTTCCAAAAGAAGAAGTAGAATATGTAATAATACATCTTTATGGAAAGAAATTAACACAAATGGATGGAGAAACTGCACAAATATCTCATGAAATGGAACAGATGATACAAAAAATCAATCAACAGATTTTAATGAAGCTGGGATATCATTTTGATGGAGATTTTGAATTGTTTACATTATTAGCATTACATATGATGCCTTTAGTAGTCAGAATACAATATGGTCTGAATATGCCTAATCCTATTATAAAGGATATTAAACTGAAAATGGCTGATGCATATGAATGTGCAGTTATTGCTTCACAAGTTATTCAAGATGAATACCATAAACCTATTGCTGAAGGTGAATTAGGGTATCTCGCTTTGCATTACAGTATGGCAATTGAAAGATTGCAAGAACAAACAAAGATGAAAAACATTGTTATTATCTGTTCTTCAGGTATGGGAACATCATCAATATTAAAGAAACGATTGATGAAGAAGTTTGATATTGATGACTCACATATTCAGGTTTATGATGCTCAATCAATACGATCAGTAAATTTAAGTCATATTGATTATATAATAAGTACAGTAAAATTAAATTTAAAGTTAGATAAGCCTATTATATATATGGAAAATATTTTTGATGATATTGAACTACAGGAAAGTCAACATATGAGAAATTTGCAATCATTTATTAAGAAAGATCTTGTTTTATTACAGCAAACATTTCAAACAAAAGAAGATATCTTGAATGATATGTGTCATAAAATTGAGAATATTTATTCATTGCCTTTTTCTTTTCAAAAATTCATAGAGGAAAGAGAGGACTTATCTTCTACAGAAGTTGGAAACTTAGTTGCAATGCCACATCCTTCTTCATTATGCACAGAGCAATCAATTGTCATGATTATGACATTAAAGAAAAGTATTTTGTGGAAAAATAATTATGTTAAATATATATTTCTTGTTTCTGGGAATAAAAACTCTAAAGAAGAATGTGAATTTATTAATGAAAATATTATTGATTTGATTATGAATAATCAATGGCTTCAAGAATTGGATAAGATATCTTCTTATGAGGAGTTGATTCATATTTTATGA
- a CDS encoding ATP-binding cassette domain-containing protein yields MLQIVHITKRYHYQKVLDDISLDLPKTGMIAIVGPSGCGKSTLLHIIGGIDQDFQGDIKWQERSVKKHLSHYSQKHIGFIFQQFHLIMWLSVHQNITMSQFFQRGGGEENLDIDDFQNLKMSSLSLGQRQRIAYLRACYQPSDILLCDEPTGSLDPVHADEVMNLLKEESKRRLVIVVSHDLKLVERYSDEIYTMCDGKIESHQCFRHTPLTQNKIVSRHKKIFPLLRLSWMSLKSHKGRSLQLIFGLTISFLCIIMTLTMSRGLETQIQNYIYSLIPSSCISFQAHNHQSLTLDFVNELQSQPSITRTQLYLQEYEFLGIGFVGERYQDSQVLFIGDDASPYQDIQLDMGQYPQEDHEIIVSLSTAQHLCKDESLSTLLNKKVYAWYQYQNEVKSIAYQVVGITNQTTALDTLYQRENAYIHLLKDVYQFDEKDIQSDLGMIYIHKDYQRSEIIKELKKQYPDYKFLEVGATTTQNISQSMQQVRVVLMIFSGLAILSSLFLIGEVMFLNVIQKKKDFAILICFGARRWHLLKIVLFESLEIVLSAQMICTGLYYQLLSLVNVMSQELLLNNHLTLSFDYELLLFVYSASFLLVFISQLPPLLYVFRLNTIAALKD; encoded by the coding sequence ATGCTGCAAATTGTTCATATAACCAAACGTTATCATTATCAAAAAGTGCTTGATGATATTTCGCTTGATTTGCCTAAGACAGGAATGATAGCGATTGTTGGTCCATCAGGATGTGGGAAGAGTACATTGCTACATATCATTGGAGGAATAGATCAAGATTTTCAGGGAGATATCAAATGGCAAGAAAGAAGTGTCAAAAAACATTTATCGCATTATTCTCAAAAGCATATTGGTTTTATTTTTCAGCAATTTCATTTGATTATGTGGCTTTCTGTTCATCAAAATATAACGATGTCACAATTTTTCCAAAGGGGTGGTGGAGAAGAAAATTTAGATATTGATGATTTTCAGAATTTAAAGATGTCATCCCTCTCTTTGGGTCAGAGGCAAAGAATTGCTTATTTGCGTGCATGTTATCAGCCAAGTGATATTTTATTATGTGATGAGCCAACGGGATCACTTGATCCAGTTCATGCAGATGAAGTCATGAACCTGTTAAAGGAAGAGTCAAAACGTAGATTGGTCATTGTTGTTTCGCATGATTTAAAGTTGGTTGAAAGGTATAGTGATGAGATTTATACAATGTGTGATGGAAAGATTGAAAGTCATCAATGTTTCCGCCATACACCGTTGACTCAAAATAAGATAGTCTCACGTCATAAAAAAATTTTTCCACTTTTACGATTATCATGGATGTCATTAAAATCTCACAAAGGGCGCTCTTTACAATTAATATTTGGATTAACGATATCTTTTCTATGTATTATTATGACACTCACAATGAGTAGAGGATTGGAAACTCAGATACAAAATTATATATATTCTTTAATTCCTTCTTCATGTATTAGTTTTCAAGCACATAATCATCAATCATTGACACTTGATTTTGTGAATGAATTACAGTCTCAACCCTCTATTACAAGGACACAACTGTATCTTCAGGAGTATGAATTTTTAGGAATCGGTTTTGTTGGTGAAAGGTATCAGGATTCACAGGTTCTTTTTATTGGTGATGATGCTTCGCCTTATCAGGACATACAACTTGATATGGGGCAATATCCTCAAGAGGACCATGAAATCATTGTTTCTCTTTCTACTGCTCAACATTTGTGTAAGGATGAAAGTTTATCAACATTGCTTAATAAGAAAGTTTATGCTTGGTATCAATATCAAAATGAAGTGAAATCAATTGCTTATCAGGTTGTTGGAATTACCAATCAGACGACAGCACTAGATACTCTTTATCAAAGAGAAAATGCCTATATTCATCTTTTAAAAGATGTTTATCAATTTGATGAAAAGGATATACAAAGTGATTTAGGGATGATTTATATTCATAAAGATTATCAGCGTAGTGAAATTATTAAAGAATTGAAAAAGCAGTATCCGGATTATAAGTTTTTAGAAGTTGGAGCGACAACAACTCAAAATATTTCACAATCTATGCAGCAGGTGAGAGTTGTTTTGATGATATTTTCTGGTCTGGCTATATTGTCATCACTTTTTTTAATTGGAGAAGTGATGTTTTTAAATGTTATCCAAAAGAAAAAGGATTTTGCGATTCTGATTTGTTTTGGTGCGAGGCGTTGGCATTTATTAAAGATTGTATTATTTGAATCCTTGGAAATTGTTTTAAGTGCTCAAATGATATGTACTGGATTATATTATCAGTTGTTATCACTTGTTAATGTCATGAGTCAAGAGCTTTTATTGAATAATCATTTGACTTTGTCTTTTGATTATGAATTATTGTTGTTTGTGTATAGTGCTTCTTTTCTTCTTGTTTTCATAAGTCAGTTACCACCATTGCTTTATGTTTTTAGATTGAATACAATTGCTGCTTTAAAAGATTAA
- the leuS gene encoding leucine--tRNA ligase, which yields MPFDHKQIEKKWQKYWDDNKTFYTDVWDFSKPKYYALDMFPYPSGQGLHVGHPEGYTATDIMSRMKRMQGYNVLHPMGFDSFGLPAEQYAIKTGNHPEGFTLENIATFTKQLKMLGFSFDWEKCVSTCDPDYYKWTQWIFKQLYNDGLARNVDIPVNWCEELGTVLANDEIIDGKSERGGYPVVRKNMKQWVIDIPKYAEKLLDGLETIDWPESTKEIQRNWIGKSIGAHVDFMVAGHDEKFTVFTTRCDTLFGATYCVLAPEHELVAKITTASQKSAVEDYVQACSTKSEMERTELNKDKTGVFTGAYAINPVNQKEIPIWISDYVLAGYGTGAIMAVPAHDERDYEFAKKFGIDIIPVLEGGDVSKEAWTQDGLHINSDFLNGMNKEDAIAKMTQWLKEHHCGQQKINYRLREWIFARQRYWGEPIPIINFEDGTSVALSDDQLPLILPPLEDYSPSKSGASPLDKATDWVNIDVNGQKGKRETSTMPGSAGSSWYYMRYIDPHNDKEIADRKLLDHWLPVDLYVGGPEHAVGHLLYSRMWNRYLYDKGYLSHPEPFQKLYHQGMILGGNGEKMSKSKGNVINPDDIVNTYGADTLRVYEMFMGPLEASKPWSESGVDGARKWLDRVYRLIIESGKLTDNNDHSLDFVYHQTVKKVTNDYETLGFNTAISQMMIFVNEAYKAPTLYRPYAESLVKMLNCIAPHICEEMWTLLGHEGTIAYESWPTYDEAMLEQATVEMAVQVNGKLRSKITVAKDEDDEVVKVTALSQDNVKTHTDGKNIVKVIVVKNKIVNVVVK from the coding sequence ATGCCGTTTGATCACAAACAAATAGAAAAGAAGTGGCAAAAGTATTGGGATGACAACAAAACATTTTATACAGATGTCTGGGATTTTTCTAAGCCAAAATATTATGCTTTAGATATGTTTCCTTATCCATCTGGTCAAGGTTTACATGTTGGTCATCCAGAAGGATATACTGCAACTGATATTATGTCACGTATGAAAAGAATGCAGGGATATAATGTTTTACATCCAATGGGATTTGATTCATTTGGCTTACCTGCTGAACAGTATGCTATTAAAACTGGAAATCATCCAGAAGGGTTTACTTTAGAAAACATTGCAACATTTACAAAACAATTAAAAATGCTAGGCTTTTCTTTTGATTGGGAGAAGTGTGTTTCAACATGTGATCCTGATTATTATAAATGGACACAATGGATTTTTAAACAACTCTATAATGATGGATTGGCTAGAAATGTTGATATTCCTGTGAACTGGTGTGAAGAATTAGGAACTGTTTTGGCTAATGATGAAATTATTGATGGAAAAAGTGAACGTGGTGGGTACCCTGTTGTAAGAAAGAATATGAAGCAATGGGTTATTGATATTCCAAAATATGCTGAGAAATTATTGGATGGCTTAGAGACAATTGATTGGCCTGAATCAACAAAAGAAATTCAACGAAATTGGATTGGTAAATCAATTGGAGCACATGTTGATTTTATGGTTGCTGGACATGATGAAAAATTTACCGTTTTTACAACACGTTGCGATACTTTATTTGGAGCAACTTACTGTGTATTGGCACCAGAACATGAATTGGTTGCTAAAATAACAACGGCTTCTCAAAAAAGTGCTGTTGAAGATTATGTCCAGGCATGTTCAACAAAATCAGAAATGGAGCGTACAGAATTAAATAAGGATAAAACTGGGGTTTTCACTGGAGCTTATGCAATCAATCCAGTGAATCAAAAAGAGATTCCGATTTGGATTTCGGATTATGTTTTGGCTGGTTATGGAACTGGTGCAATCATGGCTGTTCCAGCGCATGATGAGCGTGATTACGAATTTGCAAAGAAATTTGGTATAGATATTATTCCAGTGCTTGAGGGTGGAGATGTTTCAAAAGAAGCATGGACACAAGATGGATTACATATTAATTCTGATTTCTTAAATGGTATGAATAAAGAAGATGCCATTGCAAAGATGACACAATGGCTAAAAGAACATCATTGTGGTCAGCAAAAAATTAATTATCGTTTAAGAGAATGGATTTTTGCTCGTCAGAGATATTGGGGAGAACCTATTCCAATTATTAATTTTGAAGATGGGACATCAGTGGCATTATCAGATGACCAGTTGCCTTTGATTTTACCTCCACTTGAAGATTATTCACCTTCTAAATCTGGTGCTTCACCACTCGATAAAGCGACAGATTGGGTCAATATAGATGTGAATGGTCAAAAAGGAAAACGTGAGACAAGTACAATGCCAGGAAGTGCTGGAAGCAGTTGGTACTATATGCGATATATCGACCCACATAATGATAAAGAAATTGCTGATAGAAAGTTGCTTGACCACTGGTTACCTGTTGATTTATATGTTGGTGGACCAGAACATGCAGTAGGTCATTTATTATACTCTCGTATGTGGAACCGTTATTTGTATGATAAAGGATATTTATCACATCCAGAGCCTTTTCAGAAATTATATCATCAAGGTATGATTTTGGGTGGTAATGGTGAAAAAATGAGTAAATCTAAAGGAAATGTGATAAATCCTGATGATATTGTGAATACATATGGTGCAGATACATTGCGTGTTTATGAAATGTTTATGGGGCCACTAGAAGCAAGTAAACCATGGAGTGAAAGTGGTGTTGATGGAGCAAGAAAATGGTTGGATCGTGTTTATCGCCTAATTATTGAATCAGGTAAGTTAACGGATAATAATGATCATTCATTGGATTTTGTTTATCATCAAACAGTCAAGAAGGTTACAAATGATTATGAGACACTTGGGTTTAATACAGCGATTTCCCAAATGATGATTTTTGTCAATGAAGCATATAAAGCGCCAACACTTTATCGTCCTTATGCTGAAAGCTTGGTTAAAATGTTAAATTGTATTGCACCACATATTTGTGAAGAAATGTGGACATTATTGGGACATGAAGGAACAATTGCTTATGAATCTTGGCCAACGTATGATGAAGCTATGTTAGAACAAGCAACTGTTGAAATGGCAGTACAAGTCAATGGAAAATTACGTTCTAAAATTACAGTGGCTAAAGATGAAGATGATGAAGTTGTAAAAGTAACAGCTTTATCTCAAGACAATGTGAAAACACATACTGATGGAAAAAATATTGTTAAAGTGATTGTTGTTAAGAATAAGATTGTCAATGTCGTTGTTAAATAA
- a CDS encoding glycoside hydrolase family 1 protein, translating to MKESIFDSHFLWGGAIAAHQVEGAYNEDGKEPSTADTLLVNEERFEHYGEYINQNKYYPSHKAIDFYHCFKEDIKLFAEMGFKALRTSIAWTRIYPKGIEEKPNEAGLQFYDDLFDEMLKYNIEPIITITHYETPLYLAREYGGWKNRKLIALYEKYARTIFERYKDKVKYWMNFNEINTLAIMPALGGGFHESFDDPSRFQRIYQAAHHQFVASALAVKACHEIIPDAKIGMMLAGQLSYPYSCNPDDVFANLKQSRQSLFFSDVMMRGVYPAYTTRMFEELNVQLEMKEGDLDIIKNNTSDYLALSYYMSSVVMSDTSQLKKIGNMSIGVSNPYLQTSEWGWQIDSKGLRIYLNQLYDRYQKPLFIVENGLGAIDILENETVHDTYRIDYIRKHIEQMKEAIQDGVELMGYLPWGCIDLVSCSTGEMKKRYGFIYVDIDNEGQGSCKRYKKESFEWYQKVIASNGEEI from the coding sequence ATGAAAGAATCTATTTTTGATTCTCATTTTTTATGGGGTGGAGCGATTGCTGCACATCAGGTTGAAGGGGCATATAACGAAGATGGTAAAGAACCATCTACAGCTGATACTTTACTGGTTAATGAAGAAAGGTTTGAACATTATGGAGAATATATCAATCAAAACAAATATTATCCTAGTCATAAAGCAATAGACTTTTATCATTGCTTTAAAGAAGATATCAAACTGTTTGCTGAAATGGGATTTAAAGCATTGCGTACATCTATTGCATGGACACGTATTTATCCAAAGGGGATTGAAGAAAAACCAAATGAAGCTGGATTGCAGTTTTATGATGACTTGTTTGATGAAATGTTAAAGTATAATATTGAACCCATTATCACAATTACTCATTACGAAACACCGCTTTATTTAGCGAGAGAGTATGGAGGATGGAAAAATAGAAAGTTGATTGCTTTGTATGAAAAGTATGCCAGGACGATTTTTGAACGTTATAAAGATAAAGTGAAATATTGGATGAATTTTAATGAAATAAATACCTTAGCTATTATGCCAGCATTAGGTGGAGGATTTCATGAATCCTTTGATGATCCTTCAAGATTTCAAAGGATTTATCAGGCAGCACATCATCAGTTTGTAGCAAGTGCTTTAGCGGTAAAAGCATGTCATGAAATCATACCAGATGCAAAAATTGGCATGATGTTAGCAGGGCAACTCAGTTATCCATATTCATGCAATCCAGATGATGTTTTTGCAAATTTAAAGCAATCAAGACAATCATTGTTTTTTTCTGATGTTATGATGAGAGGAGTATATCCAGCATATACAACAAGAATGTTTGAAGAATTAAATGTTCAATTAGAAATGAAAGAGGGTGATTTAGATATCATTAAAAATAATACATCGGATTATTTAGCTTTGAGTTATTATATGAGCAGTGTCGTGATGAGTGATACTTCACAGTTAAAGAAAATAGGAAATATGTCAATAGGTGTTTCTAATCCATACCTGCAGACAAGTGAGTGGGGCTGGCAAATAGACAGTAAAGGGTTACGAATTTACTTAAATCAATTATATGACAGATATCAAAAACCATTGTTTATTGTTGAAAATGGATTAGGAGCTATAGACATTTTAGAAAATGAAACAGTACATGATACATATCGTATTGATTATATACGAAAGCATATTGAACAGATGAAAGAAGCGATTCAAGACGGTGTTGAACTCATGGGTTATCTTCCATGGGGATGTATTGATTTGGTTAGCTGTTCAACAGGAGAAATGAAAAAACGTTATGGTTTTATATATGTGGACATAGATAATGAAGGACAGGGAAGTTGCAAAAGATATAAAAAAGAATCTTTTGAATGGTATCAAAAGGTTATAGCAAGCAACGGAGAAGAAATATAG
- a CDS encoding PTS sugar transporter subunit IIC: protein MSKLKNYFEEKIVPNIDKFTNARYVKIIMDGFMGVSALTIGGSIFMLIRSLPLGDWYTNFLTSTGLVDILNFPVMITSDLISLYLVIALGYFTAKSFGKNPFSGAMISLGALLLLTPFETAAVLTDAVGAEVSGIVNNVLPVSSFGATGLFLAMIAGIAGARIYVWCLDKNIKIKMPASVPPNVSNMFETMIPAGLVFIIFMLIRIALSYTTYGTAQNLIYTLLQQPLTNVDGGFWGFVIYTLIGHILWLFGVHGTMVTYAAMAPIYNAMAMANLSAFAAGTACPYPEWNFLCYTLIGGVGSTLALNLLMLTRAKSSQFKTLGKLTIATSLFNINEPIMFGSPVIMNINLAIPFIACPMVNLFLSSLVTRIGLVAAPTGAAINTFMPFGFYQSLNNGSWTGVVWAIALVAIDLIIYYPFFKRQDSINLKNEIQLSEQEVVNE from the coding sequence ATGAGTAAACTCAAAAATTATTTTGAAGAAAAAATTGTACCTAATATTGATAAGTTTACAAATGCAAGATATGTAAAGATTATTATGGATGGTTTTATGGGTGTAAGTGCATTAACAATTGGAGGATCAATCTTCATGTTAATTCGTTCTTTACCATTAGGGGATTGGTATACAAATTTTTTAACAAGTACAGGCTTGGTAGATATTTTAAACTTTCCTGTTATGATTACGAGTGATTTGATTTCGTTATATTTGGTTATCGCTTTGGGGTATTTTACTGCAAAGTCATTTGGTAAAAATCCTTTTTCAGGAGCGATGATTAGTTTAGGAGCGTTATTATTACTGACTCCATTTGAAACAGCAGCAGTATTAACGGATGCAGTTGGGGCAGAAGTTTCAGGTATTGTAAATAATGTTTTACCAGTTTCATCATTTGGAGCAACTGGATTGTTTTTAGCCATGATTGCAGGAATTGCTGGAGCAAGAATCTATGTTTGGTGTTTAGATAAAAATATCAAGATTAAAATGCCAGCATCAGTTCCACCAAATGTGTCTAATATGTTTGAAACAATGATTCCGGCGGGTTTGGTCTTTATTATATTTATGTTAATAAGAATAGCACTATCTTATACTACATATGGGACTGCTCAAAATTTAATCTATACATTATTACAACAGCCACTAACGAATGTTGATGGAGGATTCTGGGGATTTGTTATTTATACATTAATAGGTCATATTTTATGGTTGTTTGGCGTTCATGGGACAATGGTTACTTATGCAGCTATGGCTCCTATTTATAATGCTATGGCAATGGCTAATCTATCTGCATTTGCAGCAGGAACGGCTTGTCCATATCCAGAGTGGAATTTCTTATGTTATACACTTATTGGAGGAGTGGGGTCAACATTGGCATTAAATCTGTTGATGTTAACCAGAGCAAAGTCATCACAATTTAAAACTTTAGGGAAATTAACAATCGCAACATCACTATTCAATATAAACGAACCTATCATGTTTGGATCGCCAGTTATTATGAATATTAATTTGGCCATACCATTTATTGCCTGTCCTATGGTCAATTTGTTCTTATCATCATTGGTCACAAGAATTGGATTAGTTGCAGCTCCAACAGGCGCCGCTATCAATACATTTATGCCTTTTGGTTTTTATCAGTCACTCAATAATGGTTCATGGACAGGTGTTGTTTGGGCAATTGCTTTAGTTGCAATAGACTTGATTATTTATTATCCATTCTTTAAACGTCAAGATTCAATAAATTTAAAAAATGAAATACAATTAAGTGAACAGGAAGTCGTGAATGAATAA
- a CDS encoding PTS transporter subunit EIIC: MICCSGGITSKIFIRKLNQYVQLNQLTYHFSSISDTFVDEYAREYDIILFAPQTKPSQEQIKSLNNMCSCIKIIPESIYASMDCQLLFQFIESPMKTSEEKQYFTGFVHVMRDISRHRFVKVLVNSSVALGALMIVQALFSLILSLPLEAYQNFLDSSGLKSFFEIPIVVLSNSIGLIFSFVVAYQYRIDNKDKLFAGLLSMACYLLLIPIDVARQGSLTSIYTAMIDLQYMNSSGIFVAMISSLIFSKIYDYILRLKFLKDDLMKMAVSCVVVLTIYLCIRYIFMLTSYQNIFVYFNQFISMLLKPISEGVWGFAVFIFLSSLLYFIGIHGPQLIYTLILPLHTTIYYANITAFASNLPAPYPYWFLMPWVFMGGVGATLALNVLMIIKSKHTSTKTLGKLALMTSLFNINEPLIYGFPIVFNPFMFIPFTSIPLINLLICIIFMKLIPIVPFPTGAEISTYMPFGVGAMLTNNSWLGLLLCIGILIVDMCLYYPFFINYEKNNNHIMFNKNKK; encoded by the coding sequence TTGATTTGTTGTAGTGGAGGGATTACAAGTAAGATTTTTATCAGGAAATTGAATCAATATGTTCAGTTGAATCAGTTGACATATCACTTTTCTTCAATAAGTGATACATTTGTTGATGAATATGCAAGAGAGTATGACATAATCTTGTTTGCACCTCAAACAAAGCCATCACAAGAACAAATAAAATCACTTAATAATATGTGTTCATGCATCAAAATAATTCCTGAAAGTATTTATGCAAGTATGGATTGTCAATTATTGTTTCAGTTCATAGAAAGTCCCATGAAAACAAGTGAGGAAAAACAGTATTTTACTGGGTTTGTTCATGTTATGAGAGATATTTCTAGGCATAGATTTGTCAAAGTATTGGTTAATTCTTCTGTTGCCTTGGGGGCTTTGATGATTGTCCAGGCTTTATTTTCGCTTATTTTGTCTTTGCCTTTAGAGGCTTATCAGAATTTCCTTGATTCATCAGGATTGAAATCCTTTTTTGAAATACCGATTGTTGTATTGTCTAATTCTATAGGGTTGATTTTTAGTTTTGTTGTCGCATATCAATATCGAATTGACAACAAAGATAAACTGTTTGCTGGACTTTTAAGTATGGCTTGTTATTTACTGCTGATACCTATTGATGTTGCTCGTCAGGGAAGTTTGACTAGTATTTATACGGCAATGATTGATTTACAATATATGAATTCTTCTGGTATATTTGTAGCTATGATATCTTCTTTGATATTTTCAAAGATTTATGATTATATTTTGAGGTTGAAATTTTTAAAAGATGACTTGATGAAGATGGCTGTTTCATGTGTTGTTGTATTAACAATCTATTTATGTATAAGATATATTTTTATGTTAACATCGTATCAAAATATATTTGTATATTTTAATCAATTTATCTCAATGCTTTTAAAGCCTATTTCAGAGGGAGTATGGGGATTTGCAGTCTTTATATTTTTATCATCATTGTTATATTTTATAGGTATACATGGACCGCAACTTATCTATACACTCATACTTCCTTTGCATACAACAATATATTATGCAAATATTACTGCTTTTGCTTCAAACTTACCCGCTCCATACCCTTATTGGTTTTTAATGCCTTGGGTATTTATGGGTGGAGTAGGTGCGACTTTAGCTTTAAATGTATTAATGATTATAAAATCTAAACATACATCTACAAAAACTTTAGGTAAACTTGCATTAATGACTTCATTATTTAATATTAATGAGCCGTTGATATATGGGTTTCCAATAGTGTTTAATCCTTTTATGTTTATACCATTTACAAGCATACCCCTTATAAATTTATTGATATGTATTATTTTTATGAAGTTGATTCCAATAGTTCCTTTTCCTACTGGAGCTGAAATAAGTACTTATATGCCATTTGGAGTGGGGGCAATGTTGACTAATAATAGTTGGTTAGGATTGCTATTATGTATAGGAATATTAATTGTAGACATGTGTTTGTACTATCCGTTTTTTATCAATTATGAGAAAAACAATAATCACATCATGTTCAATAAAAATAAAAAATGA